A region of the Polaribacter sp. L3A8 genome:
TTACTTCTTAATATTTTTTTTAAATCAAAGTGTAATAATCATTTTCTACAAGAAAAAGAGGCATCATTATGAGCAATTTTACAATAGACAAACTACAAGTATCGTTTAAGGTTAATTAAAATAGTTGTATAACATTTTATATTTAATAAATTCAAATTAATATCTTTGAACAAAATATTTCAGGTTGAGTACCCAGAACATTGTAAATCAATATCAAAATTCTGCAAATGTATCGCAGATAATTAAAGCACTTCAACAAGACAAAAACCATTTTCAAATATCGAATTTGGTCGGATCTTCGTTGTCTTTTGTTATTTCAGAAACTTTTAAAGTAGCAGACAAACCTTATCTTTTAATCTTTAATGATAAGGAAGAAGCTGCTTATTATTTAAATGATCTTGAACAATTATTAGGCGAAAAAAATGTGCTTTTTTATCCTGGTTCCTACAGAAGACCTTACCAGATAGAAGAAACAGACAATGCCAATGTTTTATTACGATCAGAGGTTTTAAACCGAATTAATTCGCGTAAAAAACCTGCTGTAATTGTAACATACCCAACTGCTTTATTCGAAAAAGTGGTTACCAAAAAAGAGTTAGAAAAAAATACTTTAAAAGTTGCTGTTGGTGAGAGTTTATCTCTAGATTTTGTTAACGAAGTGTTATTTGAATACAAATTTAAACGTGTAGATTTTGTTACAGAACCTGGAGACTTTTCTGTACGTGGAGGAATTATAGATGTTTTTTCTTTTTCTAATGATGAACCTTATCGAGTAGAATTTTTTGGTGATGAAATAGATAGTATCCGTTCTTTTGATGTAGAAACACAACTTTCTAAAGAAAAGCTGAAGAAAATTTCTATAATGCCCAATGTAGAAAACAAAACATTGGAAGAAAATAGAGAGAGTTTTCTAAAATACATCTCTTCAAAAACAGTCATTTTTGCAAAAAACACCGACTTATTAGTTGGTAATCTAGATAAGTTTTATCAAAAAGCAGAAGAAGCTTTTCTTAGTTTATCCAAAGAAATAAAACACGCAAAACCAAGTGAATTATTTTGTGATGGTAATTTTATAAAAAATCAATTACACGAGTTTTCTTTGATAGAAATGTCACCGAAAGTGCAATCGAAAGAATTGTTAGAAATTGAATTTAATACCATTGCACAACCTTCTTTTAATAAACAATTCAATTTATTAATTGATAATTTAGAAGAGTATCACAAAGCAAAATTTACCAGTTATATATTTTGTGCCAACGATCAGCAAGCAAAACGTTTTCACGATATTTTTGATGATGCAGAACAAGAAGTTCATTACGAAACCGTTGTTTTTCCATTATACCAAGGTTTTGTAGATGTAGATAATCGTTTGGTTTGTTATACAGATCATGAAATTTTTGAACGTTATCATAAATTCAGATTAAAAAACGGGTACGCTAAAAAACAAGCCATAACGCTTCAAGATTTAAATAAATTAGAAATTGGCGATTATGTAACGCACATGGATCACGGAATTGGAAAATTTGGTGGTTTACAAAAAATTGATGTTCAAGGTAAAAAACAAGAAGCAATTAAATTGGTCTATGGAGAAAGAGACATTTTATATGTAAGTATTCACTCGCTTCACAAGATTTCTAAATTTAATGGAAAAGATGGTAAAGCACCTAAAATATACAAATTAGGTTCTGGAGCTTGGAAAAAAATAAAACAAAAAACAAAAGCCCGAGTTAAGCATGTTGCCTTTAATTTAATTCAATTATACGCAAAGAGAAAACTCCAAAAAGGATTCGCTTTTGGTCCAGATACACACATTCAACATGAGCTAGAAGGTAGTTTTATGTATGAAGATACTCCAGATCAATTTACATCTACACAAGATGTAAAATTAGATATGGAAAAAGAACAACCAATGGACCGTTTGGTTTGTGGCGATGTTGGTTTCGGTAAAACAGAAGTTGCCGTAAGAGCTGCTTTTAAAGCGGTAGATAATGGCAAGCAAGTTGCAATTTTGGTACCAACAACCATACTTGCTTTTCAACATTATAAAACATTTACAGAACGTTTAAAAGATTTTCCGGTTAGAATCGATTATCTGAATCGTTTTAGAACAGCAAAACAAAAAACAGAAGCTATAAATGGCGTAAATGATGGTTCTGTAGACATTATAATCGGTACACATCAGCTTACAAATAAACGTTTACAATTTAAAGATTTAGGTCTATTAATTATCGATGAAGAGCAAAAATTTGGTGTTGCCGTAAAAGACAAATTAAAAACTTTAAAGGAAAATGTAGACACTTTAACCTTAACCGCAACTCCAATTCCTAGAACGTTGCAGTTTAGTTTAATGGCTGCAAGAGATTTATCGGTTATAAAAACGCCGCCACCAAACAGACATCCTATAGAAAGTAATGTCATTCGTTTTTCTGAAGAAACAGTACGAGACGCTATTGCTTACGAGATTTCTAGAGGAGGACAGGTTTTCTTTATTCATAATAGAATAGAGAATATTAAAGAAGTTGCTGGTTTAATTCAGCGTTTGGTGCCAAATGCAAAAGTGGGTATTGGTCACGGACAAATGGAAGGTAAAAAACTAGAGGGCTTAATGCTCAGTTTTATGAACGGAGAGTTTGATGTTTTGGTTTCTACAACCATTATAGAAAGTGGTTT
Encoded here:
- the mfd gene encoding transcription-repair coupling factor, translated to MSTQNIVNQYQNSANVSQIIKALQQDKNHFQISNLVGSSLSFVISETFKVADKPYLLIFNDKEEAAYYLNDLEQLLGEKNVLFYPGSYRRPYQIEETDNANVLLRSEVLNRINSRKKPAVIVTYPTALFEKVVTKKELEKNTLKVAVGESLSLDFVNEVLFEYKFKRVDFVTEPGDFSVRGGIIDVFSFSNDEPYRVEFFGDEIDSIRSFDVETQLSKEKLKKISIMPNVENKTLEENRESFLKYISSKTVIFAKNTDLLVGNLDKFYQKAEEAFLSLSKEIKHAKPSELFCDGNFIKNQLHEFSLIEMSPKVQSKELLEIEFNTIAQPSFNKQFNLLIDNLEEYHKAKFTSYIFCANDQQAKRFHDIFDDAEQEVHYETVVFPLYQGFVDVDNRLVCYTDHEIFERYHKFRLKNGYAKKQAITLQDLNKLEIGDYVTHMDHGIGKFGGLQKIDVQGKKQEAIKLVYGERDILYVSIHSLHKISKFNGKDGKAPKIYKLGSGAWKKIKQKTKARVKHVAFNLIQLYAKRKLQKGFAFGPDTHIQHELEGSFMYEDTPDQFTSTQDVKLDMEKEQPMDRLVCGDVGFGKTEVAVRAAFKAVDNGKQVAILVPTTILAFQHYKTFTERLKDFPVRIDYLNRFRTAKQKTEAINGVNDGSVDIIIGTHQLTNKRLQFKDLGLLIIDEEQKFGVAVKDKLKTLKENVDTLTLTATPIPRTLQFSLMAARDLSVIKTPPPNRHPIESNVIRFSEETVRDAIAYEISRGGQVFFIHNRIENIKEVAGLIQRLVPNAKVGIGHGQMEGKKLEGLMLSFMNGEFDVLVSTTIIESGLDVPNANTIFINNANNFGLSDLHQMRGRVGRSNKKAFCYFITPPYHMMTDDARKRIEALVLFSDLGSGINIAMKDLEIRGAGDLLGGEQSGFINDIGFDTYQKILQEAIEELKENEFKELYPTDNSKPKEYVKEVTIDTDFEILFPDDYINSITERLALYNKLGELKSEEELQVFETEIIDRFGEIPTQVEDLLDSVRIKWLAKELGLEKVILKQKRMMGYFVSNQQSEFYHTDAFTRMLKYVQLNPKSCVMKEKESKNGIRLLITFIRIDSVKTALSVLQKI